One part of the [Pantoea] beijingensis genome encodes these proteins:
- a CDS encoding acetamidase/formamidase family protein yields the protein MSTAPLTDYYYKFSANNPPQQKANSGDHLRFITQDCFTGLINTKEDLTTDFNYDRANPASGPVFIDGAEAGDVLLVEIIDIRVSSRGVVTTLPGCGPLAEWQEIRTKPLTINEGMVQFNDHSFPISPMIGVIGVAPANEHVPCGFPGPHGGNMDCKLIKKGAKVYLPVQVSGALLSIGDLHGVMGDGELCGTGLEICGEVDVKVTVLKQQPLSWPVLETPDKWYAIACAQDYPEALKQASRQLQTLIARRYEWDETDTYLYMSLQADVEICQACKPCAIDLIVRVGVPKRADKPLFQSEVKS from the coding sequence ATGAGTACGGCCCCACTAACTGATTATTACTATAAATTTTCCGCAAATAACCCACCACAGCAGAAAGCAAACAGTGGCGATCATTTACGTTTTATTACCCAGGACTGTTTTACCGGACTGATCAACACGAAAGAGGACCTCACCACTGACTTCAATTACGACCGTGCCAATCCCGCATCCGGCCCGGTATTTATTGACGGGGCAGAAGCGGGTGACGTTCTGTTAGTGGAAATTATCGATATTCGCGTTTCCAGTCGGGGTGTTGTGACAACCCTGCCAGGATGTGGCCCCCTTGCCGAGTGGCAGGAGATCCGCACTAAACCGCTGACGATTAACGAAGGGATGGTGCAATTTAACGATCATAGTTTCCCGATTTCCCCGATGATCGGTGTGATTGGTGTGGCGCCTGCGAATGAGCATGTGCCCTGCGGTTTTCCCGGCCCCCACGGTGGCAATATGGACTGCAAGCTGATTAAAAAAGGCGCTAAAGTCTATCTTCCCGTTCAGGTCAGTGGTGCATTACTCTCCATCGGTGATTTGCATGGAGTAATGGGTGACGGTGAACTGTGTGGAACAGGGCTTGAAATTTGCGGGGAAGTGGACGTAAAAGTCACCGTACTTAAACAGCAGCCTCTTAGCTGGCCAGTGCTTGAAACACCCGATAAATGGTATGCCATCGCCTGCGCACAGGATTATCCAGAGGCCTTAAAACAAGCGTCTCGCCAGCTACAAACATTGATCGCCCGGCGCTATGAGTGGGACGAAACAGATACCTATCTCTATATGAGCCTGCAAGCAGATGTCGAGATATGTCAGGCCTGTAAACCCTGTGCTATCGACTTAATCGTACGCGTTGGTGTGCCCAAACGCGCCGATAAGCCATTGTTTCAGTCAGAGGTGAAATCATGA
- a CDS encoding APC family permease encodes MSKAENLSLKRVLSYKDLVIYGLVFMVVIAPMSIFGFVSKSSHGMAPLVYIVGVVCIVFTALSYRKMSRRFHMAGSIYTYVNKATNPHIGFLAGWLILLDYLFAPALLYALTASWCAELLPAIPAWVWVIVFISINTLINIRGIEKTAKADIFIFTLSCIALVIFLYFGITYIMHGGGTGAFTLSPIYQTGVIDPSFIGTAVTIAALSFLGFDGISTLAEEAKKPEKDVGNAIITALLIIGGLFIVQCYVATLIQPDYTKMDDNNAFFDAAYLAGGTPLKVFLLIVNIVAVGIANTLAAQAAASRVVFGMARDRFLPGMLSKIHPTYRTPYMSIIAIAVLSLILGVSLSVDFLAKLINFGALTSFIILNISVFWLFFIRDKQRSGFMNILTNLILPLLGTLILCYVWINFDSDTLKIGFIWLAIGIVIGIAKTGFYKKTPTVYNITE; translated from the coding sequence ATGAGTAAAGCGGAAAATTTATCGCTGAAACGCGTATTGAGCTATAAAGATCTGGTGATTTACGGCCTGGTCTTTATGGTGGTTATTGCCCCAATGAGTATTTTTGGCTTTGTCAGCAAATCCAGCCACGGCATGGCGCCATTAGTTTATATTGTGGGCGTCGTTTGCATTGTTTTTACCGCACTCAGCTACCGTAAAATGAGCCGCCGTTTTCATATGGCCGGTTCAATTTATACCTATGTCAACAAAGCGACGAATCCACATATCGGTTTTCTCGCGGGGTGGCTAATATTACTTGATTACCTGTTTGCCCCGGCACTGTTATATGCCTTAACGGCAAGTTGGTGTGCTGAATTGTTACCCGCAATTCCGGCCTGGGTATGGGTGATCGTATTTATTTCCATCAACACACTGATTAATATTCGTGGCATCGAAAAGACAGCAAAGGCTGACATCTTTATTTTCACTCTCTCCTGCATTGCGCTGGTGATATTTTTATACTTCGGTATTACCTACATCATGCACGGGGGTGGCACAGGTGCATTTACCCTGTCACCGATTTACCAGACCGGTGTGATTGACCCCTCATTCATTGGTACCGCAGTGACCATTGCCGCCCTGTCCTTTCTCGGATTCGATGGCATCAGTACGCTTGCCGAAGAAGCGAAAAAACCGGAGAAGGATGTCGGCAATGCTATTATCACTGCATTACTGATTATTGGTGGTCTGTTTATTGTCCAGTGCTACGTTGCTACCCTGATTCAGCCGGACTATACCAAAATGGATGATAACAACGCATTCTTTGATGCTGCTTATCTGGCTGGCGGCACGCCGCTGAAAGTATTTTTACTGATTGTTAATATTGTCGCGGTGGGTATCGCAAACACTCTGGCAGCACAAGCGGCGGCTTCGCGCGTAGTCTTCGGAATGGCGCGCGATCGCTTTTTACCGGGCATGCTGTCTAAAATCCATCCGACTTACCGCACCCCCTACATGAGCATTATTGCGATTGCGGTGCTTTCGCTGATTCTCGGTGTTTCCCTGTCAGTGGATTTTCTGGCAAAGCTGATCAACTTCGGCGCACTGACCTCATTTATTATTCTGAACATCAGCGTATTCTGGTTGTTTTTTATTCGCGATAAACAACGCAGCGGATTTATGAATATTCTGACTAACCTCATTCTTCCATTACTGGGGACACTTATCCTCTGCTATGTGTGGATTAATTTTGATAGCGATACGCTGAAGATTGGTTTTATCTGGCTGGCTATTGGGATCGTGATTGGGATTGCCAAAACGGGTTTCTACAAGAAAACCCCCACGGTTTACAATATTACAGAGTAA
- a CDS encoding surface-adhesin E family protein encodes MKILIFFTAVILLAGCNNQSKLQGQQIEPRPTGLVKLLEDDTGGMYADMRNISSYQGNTHLRRFSLINNYIDARRVQTDPPVYIASSTVINVVNCDTKMRAQFERIYFSRYWGDGDVIAKRSSVGQWEVFPAESLIGIVASAACSIDATHLKSELPRDTRPSLLGEFN; translated from the coding sequence ATGAAAATACTGATATTTTTCACAGCAGTGATATTACTTGCTGGCTGTAATAATCAGAGTAAATTACAGGGTCAACAAATTGAGCCACGTCCTACAGGGTTGGTTAAGCTCCTGGAAGATGATACTGGTGGTATGTATGCAGATATGCGCAATATTTCCAGTTACCAGGGCAATACACATTTGCGGAGGTTTTCTCTTATCAATAATTACATCGATGCACGCCGTGTGCAAACTGATCCGCCTGTTTATATTGCCAGTTCAACGGTAATCAATGTTGTGAACTGCGATACTAAGATGAGGGCACAATTTGAAAGGATATACTTTTCCCGCTATTGGGGTGACGGTGATGTTATCGCAAAGCGGAGTTCTGTTGGTCAGTGGGAAGTATTTCCCGCGGAGTCATTAATTGGCATCGTTGCCAGCGCTGCCTGCAGTATTGATGCTACCCATTTAAAGTCTGAACTTCCCAGGGATACGCGCCCATCGCTACTCGGGGAATTTAATTAG
- a CDS encoding DUF2569 domain-containing protein, protein MECIKCNEQAVAESDYCAACEKKIFSRPGGWLWLPLTGLAFMNGTLVVSIVRAVQVLFQANGILDNKIKALIYYDVIMMLILLGVGIYIAGMFFRRKRTLPKFYIFFLILMIVFEISDVWMANYFLKMTVNADDIKRIGQRMFHAAIWIPYFLVSLRVKKTFIR, encoded by the coding sequence ATGGAATGTATAAAATGTAATGAGCAGGCTGTTGCTGAGTCTGATTATTGTGCTGCTTGTGAGAAAAAAATTTTTAGCAGGCCTGGCGGCTGGCTTTGGTTGCCCTTAACCGGGCTTGCCTTTATGAACGGTACACTGGTTGTTAGTATAGTACGTGCCGTTCAGGTCCTTTTTCAGGCTAATGGTATTCTTGATAATAAAATTAAAGCGTTAATTTATTATGATGTAATAATGATGCTTATTCTGTTAGGTGTTGGAATTTATATTGCAGGTATGTTTTTCAGAAGAAAAAGAACGCTGCCTAAGTTTTATATTTTTTTTCTTATTCTTATGATTGTATTTGAGATCTCTGACGTCTGGATGGCAAACTATTTTTTGAAAATGACTGTTAATGCAGATGATATTAAACGTATTGGTCAGCGGATGTTTCATGCTGCAATTTGGATACCTTATTTTTTGGTGTCACTTCGAGTAAAAAAAACCTTTATCAGGTAA
- a CDS encoding SymE family type I addiction module toxin yields MAKHDTKPEVVTTEAPALKTRRYTVGYIRDWKTHSKATSITLKGGWLAEAGFKTGIPLKVRVMSGCLVLTAQEPEPALMQALPQCQHSCHLL; encoded by the coding sequence ATGGCTAAGCACGATACTAAGCCAGAAGTTGTTACAACTGAAGCCCCGGCACTAAAAACCCGCCGCTATACCGTGGGATATATCCGTGACTGGAAGACGCACAGCAAGGCCACCTCCATCACACTGAAGGGCGGCTGGCTGGCTGAGGCGGGGTTTAAGACCGGGATACCGCTCAAGGTTCGGGTGATGTCGGGTTGCCTGGTGCTGACCGCGCAGGAACCAGAGCCGGCACTGATGCAGGCCCTCCCTCAGTGTCAGCATAGTTGTCACCTCCTCTGA
- a CDS encoding IS3 family transposase (programmed frameshift) has translation MKRISPERKASVMAKLLPPYNMTVSAVAQMEGISEATLYNWRNQAKQEGKPVPGADRSSEQWPAEARFAAIVETATLSEAEVAEYCRKKGLYPEQLTQWKQAFLQTSVPDDKAALKQSQKRIRQLEKELTRKEKALAEAAAILVLRKKLRDLLRGNRRGRLTPKNERQQFIVWINEAVATGARCAVACREVNLSLRTWRRWQKHPEDGRPAAIRPAPANRLSAEEEMQIRDTCHQAEYASLPPSQIVPRLADKGIYLASESTFYRILRRHGEVHYRGRKRRAERVTPPRTYTATGPRQVWTWDITWLPSVVRGRWYYLYLIEDVFSRKITGAEVCETESGEQAAVLMQRTVLRERCWRHPLVLHADNGAAMRSQTLQVKLAELKITPSHSRPRVSNDNAYVESLFRTLKYVPQWPSSGFKTLDEAREWVDKFTRWYNAEHRHSGIGYVTPEQRHNGEDRTLLSQRDMLYRAARERHPERWSRGTRNWQRKAEVTLNPEREKQAA, from the exons ATGAAACGTATTTCCCCCGAACGAAAGGCCAGCGTGATGGCAAAACTGCTGCCTCCTTACAACATGACCGTTTCCGCCGTTGCGCAGATGGAAGGAATATCTGAAGCTACCCTCTATAACTGGCGTAATCAGGCTAAACAGGAGGGAAAACCGGTGCCCGGTGCAGACAGGAGCAGTGAACAGTGGCCTGCGGAGGCCCGCTTCGCCGCCATCGTGGAAACGGCCACGCTTTCAGAAGCTGAGGTGGCGGAGTACTGCCGTAAAAAAGGACTGTATCCGGAGCAGCTGACGCAGTGGAAGCAGGCATTTTTGCAGACCTCCGTGCCGGATGATAAGGCAGCCCTGAAGCAGAGCCAGAAACGCATCAGACAGCTGGAAAAAGAGCTGACCCGCAAGGAGAAAGCGCTGGCGGAGGCGGCCGCGATACTGGTGCTGCGAAAAAAGCTCAGGGATT TACTACGGGGAAACCGACGGGGACGACTGACCCCAAAGAATGAACGTCAGCAGTTCATTGTGTGGATTAATGAAGCGGTAGCCACCGGAGCCCGGTGTGCCGTTGCCTGCCGGGAGGTCAATCTGAGCCTGCGCACCTGGCGACGCTGGCAAAAGCACCCGGAGGACGGGCGTCCGGCAGCTATCAGACCGGCTCCGGCGAACCGCCTCAGCGCAGAGGAGGAGATGCAGATACGGGACACCTGTCATCAGGCGGAATATGCAAGTCTGCCACCGTCACAGATAGTCCCCCGCCTGGCCGATAAGGGGATTTACCTGGCGAGCGAGTCGACCTTTTACCGGATACTGCGCCGTCACGGCGAAGTGCATTACCGGGGACGAAAGCGGCGGGCGGAACGGGTAACGCCGCCCCGGACATATACCGCAACGGGGCCGCGGCAGGTGTGGACATGGGACATCACCTGGCTGCCGTCGGTGGTACGGGGGCGCTGGTACTATCTGTACCTGATTGAGGACGTGTTCAGCCGTAAAATCACCGGCGCGGAAGTCTGTGAAACGGAAAGCGGCGAGCAGGCAGCGGTGCTGATGCAAAGGACGGTGCTACGGGAACGCTGCTGGCGACACCCTCTGGTGCTGCACGCAGATAACGGTGCAGCAATGAGGTCGCAGACGCTGCAGGTAAAGCTGGCAGAGCTGAAAATCACGCCGTCGCACAGCAGGCCGCGGGTGAGCAATGACAATGCGTACGTTGAATCACTGTTCCGGACGCTGAAATATGTGCCGCAGTGGCCGTCGTCGGGCTTTAAAACGCTGGATGAGGCGCGGGAGTGGGTGGATAAATTTACCCGCTGGTATAACGCAGAGCACCGTCACAGCGGTATCGGGTACGTAACGCCGGAGCAGCGGCATAATGGTGAAGACCGTACGCTACTGAGTCAGCGAGATATGCTGTACCGTGCGGCGAGAGAGCGCCATCCGGAACGCTGGTCGCGGGGAACGCGAAACTGGCAGCGGAAAGCGGAGGTTACCCTGAACCCGGAGCGAGAAAAGCAGGCCGCATAG
- a CDS encoding contact-dependent growth inhibition system immunity protein, producing the protein MMTFRKLIGNINVTKEASQQSSLEQWFERVVDIPIEELVVEDLCRAIRQELYVSQLMPRVLEVITDDPLAGEYYDGELIAALSTIKEMI; encoded by the coding sequence ATGATGACCTTCCGTAAATTGATAGGAAATATCAACGTAACTAAGGAAGCAAGCCAGCAATCCTCGCTTGAACAATGGTTCGAGCGCGTCGTTGATATACCTATTGAAGAGCTGGTGGTAGAGGATCTTTGTCGTGCAATCCGTCAGGAGTTATATGTATCTCAACTGATGCCAAGGGTGTTGGAAGTTATAACTGATGACCCATTGGCTGGAGAATATTACGATGGGGAATTAATAGCTGCACTGTCGACAATAAAAGAAATGATCTAA
- a CDS encoding type II toxin-antitoxin system RelE/ParE family toxin yields the protein MTSDVQWEIRARADREAIFRYLYQEAGLPVASATDDKLVSMVSILRENPLAGVKAGRTAKQRKLVVPHFPFIIVYVAEETVVRILRVLHTSRKVASRYSRS from the coding sequence GTGACATCAGACGTCCAGTGGGAAATACGGGCACGGGCAGACCGAGAGGCTATCTTCCGCTATTTATATCAGGAAGCGGGCCTGCCGGTCGCCAGCGCGACAGATGATAAGCTCGTCAGTATGGTGAGTATCCTCAGGGAAAACCCACTGGCAGGCGTTAAAGCCGGGAGAACAGCAAAACAGCGTAAACTGGTTGTTCCCCACTTCCCGTTCATTATCGTCTATGTAGCGGAAGAAACAGTGGTTCGTATCCTGCGGGTTCTGCATACATCCCGGAAAGTCGCAAGCCGTTACAGCAGAAGTTAG
- a CDS encoding damage-inducible protein J, translated as MSTIHFRIDDETKRLAMQAAERQKMSLTELMRQRAEELAAEERQYQDGEHDAWLEQQIALAFNRYDAGESQFISNDEMNSHMDELKAQAARGKL; from the coding sequence ATGAGCACGATCCACTTCAGAATAGATGATGAAACAAAACGGCTGGCGATGCAGGCAGCAGAGCGCCAGAAGATGAGCCTGACAGAACTCATGCGCCAGCGGGCTGAAGAACTGGCAGCAGAAGAACGACAGTATCAGGATGGTGAACATGATGCCTGGCTGGAGCAGCAGATAGCCCTGGCGTTCAATCGCTATGATGCAGGTGAAAGCCAGTTCATCAGTAATGACGAAATGAACAGCCATATGGATGAACTGAAAGCGCAGGCAGCGCGGGGCAAGCTGTGA
- a CDS encoding transposase, translating into MRSAAADGAYDTRLRHDELRRKKINALIPPRKRAGYWPGEYADRNRAVANERLSGSNARWKWTTGYNRRSIAETAMYRVKQLFGGLLTLRDDDAQVAEALSMVRALNKMTEAGMPESGLIA; encoded by the coding sequence ATCAGGTCAGCCGCTGCGGACGGTGCTTACGACACCCGACTGCGTCACGATGAACTTCGGCGAAAGAAAATCAACGCGCTCATCCCGCCCCGAAAGAGGGCTGGTTACTGGCCCGGGGAGTATGCAGACCGCAACCGTGCAGTGGCGAACGAGCGGCTGAGCGGGAGCAATGCGCGCTGGAAATGGACAACAGGTTATAACCGTCGGTCGATAGCGGAAACGGCGATGTACAGGGTAAAGCAGTTGTTCGGTGGTTTACTGACGCTACGGGACGACGATGCTCAGGTTGCAGAGGCTTTGTCTATGGTGCGCGCGCTGAATAAAATGACGGAGGCAGGCATGCCAGAAAGCGGGCTTATAGCCTGA
- a CDS encoding transposase → MRSSAYNLHYGVRRRVRSRGVAAVPGGFIFALMKSPLRCPGYTCISKRAKSVNVSFKTSTRGEIAHLAIDSTGRPSVKVNGK, encoded by the coding sequence ATGCGCTCGTCTGCGTATAATCTGCATTATGGCGTGCGCCGCCGCGTTCGGAGCCGGGGAGTGGCCGCTGTCCCTGGCGGCTTCATCTTCGCCCTGATGAAGAGCCCGCTTCGCTGTCCAGGCTACACCTGCATAAGCAAGCGGGCAAAGTCGGTGAACGTCAGTTTTAAAACGTCCACCCGGGGCGAAATCGCGCACCTGGCGATTGATTCCACAGGAAGGCCTTCGGTGAAGGTGAATGGAAAGTGA
- a CDS encoding type II toxin-antitoxin system ParD family antitoxin encodes MPTSVALSPYFEAFIREQIESGRYNNTSEVIRAGLRALEEREQQMKLESLQKAVSAGINSGESRNAEEVFGRLSRKYQRMAEGKQTK; translated from the coding sequence ATGCCAACCAGCGTAGCCCTGAGTCCCTACTTCGAAGCGTTCATCCGCGAACAGATAGAAAGCGGACGTTACAACAATACCAGCGAGGTTATCCGTGCCGGGCTTCGGGCACTGGAAGAGCGGGAGCAGCAGATGAAGCTGGAGTCACTACAAAAAGCGGTCAGCGCAGGGATAAACAGCGGGGAGAGCAGGAACGCGGAAGAGGTGTTCGGGCGTCTGTCACGCAAATACCAGCGTATGGCCGAAGGTAAGCAGACGAAATGA
- a CDS encoding SymE family type I addiction module toxin has protein sequence MSHHRQPAGHNQLKPEVVTTEAPALKTRRYTVGYIRDWKTHNKATSITLKGDWLADAGFETGTPLKVRVMPGCLVLTTQELPPPLPPEPEIMQTLRKVCKLSARKQRQVTDLIEVISKPQR, from the coding sequence GTGTCTCACCACCGACAGCCCGCTGGCCACAACCAACTAAAGCCAGAAGTTGTTACAACTGAAGCCCCGGCGCTAAAAACCCGTCGTTATACCGTGGGGTATATCCGCGACTGGAAAACGCACAACAAAGCAACGTCCATTACGCTGAAGGGCGACTGGCTGGCTGATGCAGGGTTTGAGACCGGGACGCCGCTTAAGGTGCGGGTGATGCCGGGCTGCCTAGTGCTGACCACGCAGGAACTCCCGCCACCTCTGCCGCCTGAACCGGAGATTATGCAGACGCTGCGTAAGGTCTGTAAGCTCTCCGCCCGTAAGCAGCGCCAGGTCACAGATCTGATCGAGGTGATCAGTAAGCCGCAGAGATAA
- a CDS encoding DUF6911 family protein encodes MINFELGGHYLDYGKRVQLPLIAQPSIVQIMSYLDILKSHDGILVLDNDQEDNHMPYNMTLYSDSGIFMILLATSMDDGDIDVRTFCNKSSSKDFILIHGEPYSEASTVKEFSSVIEAFKEFYKTGDVSRELLD; translated from the coding sequence ATGATAAATTTTGAGCTGGGCGGGCATTATTTAGACTATGGTAAGCGTGTGCAACTACCTTTAATAGCGCAACCATCAATAGTTCAAATAATGAGTTATTTAGATATATTGAAGAGCCATGATGGGATATTAGTTCTTGATAATGATCAAGAAGATAACCATATGCCTTACAATATGACACTATATTCTGATAGTGGAATTTTCATGATATTACTTGCAACAAGCATGGATGATGGCGATATAGATGTCAGAACATTTTGTAATAAATCTAGTTCCAAAGATTTTATACTAATACATGGTGAACCATATTCAGAAGCATCAACAGTTAAAGAATTTTCTTCGGTTATAGAAGCATTTAAAGAATTTTATAAAACTGGTGATGTTAGTAGGGAATTATTAGATTGA
- a CDS encoding cytidine deaminase-like fold-containing protein — MSGSASACTAARKDALEKQDTYQSLGYQNQKEAQAGYQQIQQLLNGTSPEAKQTQELFNGMVAAYMRTGMREESAKSAVGYQLGAMYIAGGIAGIGSGKAVEGSLAGKNSTVKENAGIRPTVTAELEVNGQKFKDTNQTARLAEQANKDQPTLISDRVTSKEQSLVEKGKTNNLPLPNSNMANANAEIGAIQQAYNAGKTQDANLTINVAGKDVCSYCRGYIAAAQASGAKSVTINAVDDKTGLPKTYIWEPVMKSIREINK; from the coding sequence ATGAGTGGAAGTGCTTCGGCCTGTACAGCAGCCCGGAAGGATGCGCTGGAGAAGCAGGACACCTACCAGAGCCTGGGTTATCAGAATCAGAAGGAAGCACAGGCGGGTTATCAGCAGATACAGCAACTACTTAACGGCACCAGCCCGGAAGCGAAACAGACGCAGGAACTGTTTAACGGCATGGTGGCTGCATACATGCGCACGGGTATGCGTGAAGAGTCTGCGAAATCGGCAGTAGGCTATCAACTGGGTGCGATGTATATCGCTGGCGGGATAGCAGGTATTGGTTCAGGAAAGGCTGTCGAAGGTTCGTTAGCTGGTAAAAATTCCACAGTGAAAGAAAATGCAGGAATAAGACCTACAGTAACAGCAGAACTAGAAGTAAATGGTCAAAAATTTAAAGATACAAATCAAACTGCAAGACTAGCAGAGCAGGCAAATAAAGATCAACCTACATTAATATCAGACAGAGTAACATCTAAAGAGCAAAGCTTGGTGGAGAAGGGAAAAACAAATAACTTACCTTTACCAAACAGTAATATGGCTAATGCTAATGCTGAAATAGGTGCTATACAGCAGGCTTATAATGCAGGTAAGACTCAAGATGCTAACCTGACGATTAATGTAGCAGGTAAAGACGTTTGTAGTTATTGCAGAGGTTATATAGCTGCTGCTCAAGCTTCCGGTGCGAAATCGGTCACGATAAATGCTGTTGATGATAAAACAGGATTACCTAAAACGTACATCTGGGAGCCAGTCATGAAATCCATAAGGGAAATCAATAAATAA